A section of the Sander vitreus isolate 19-12246 chromosome 19, sanVit1, whole genome shotgun sequence genome encodes:
- the LOC144534292 gene encoding uncharacterized protein LOC144534292 — protein sequence MTDSENASTQTVLILFFCLMGLIVLLILLYKKLNREASGEYTVRRLVYKEGGIRDRVRGTALALGTRFGVQLWPQSDTGEDEEEMQEVQVEAVQSDKGGSQGSYSEGADQEEEEEEEGEDVEKSGKGGDTSDDNSSVEGSEAGGQARPTDQEKAKGDTEEKVGDEEGKGEASGGAGMLIDLKPFSGSAIWSEEEGGEGKDSDMTAL from the coding sequence ATGACTGATTCTGAGAACGCCTCCACTCAGACTGTGCTGATCCTTTTTTTCTGCCTAATGGGCTTAATTGTATTGTTGATCCTCTTGTACAAGAAGTTGAACAGGGAGGCCAGTGGAGAATATACTGTGCGGCGCTTGGTGTATAAGGAAGGAGGGATCAGGGACCGGGTGAGAGGTACAGCTTTAGCTCTAGGGACACGTTTCGGAGTCCAGCTGTGGCCTCAAAGTGATACtggggaggatgaagaggaaatgcAGGAAGTCCAAGTTGAGGCTGTACAGTCGGATAAGGGTGGTAGCCAGGGGAGTTACAGCGAGGGAGCTgaccaggaggaggaggaggaggaggagggggaggatgtgGAGAAGTCTGGAAAAGGAGGTGACACTTCAGATGATAACTCAAGTGTGGAGGGTTCAGAGGCAGGGGGGCAAGCCAGGCCAACAGATCAGGAAAAGGCAAAGGGAGACACCGAGGAGAAAGTGGGAGATGAGGAAGGTAAAGGTGAAGCAAGTGGAGGGGCTGGAATGTTGATAGATCTAAAGCCATTCTCTGGTAGTGCCATCTGGTCTGAGGAAGAGGGAGGTGAGGGCAAGGACAGTGATATGACTGCACTGTGA
- the coro1b gene encoding coronin-1B yields the protein MSFRRGVVRQSKFRHVFAQAWKAEHCIDDVRVSRVTWDTSLCAVNPKFVAVIIEAGGGGAFLVVPLSKSGRIDQSCPTVCGHAAPVLDIQWSPHDDNIIASASEDFTVKVWQIPDGGLTSPMTEAIVTLEGHSKRVGILAWHPTAFNILLTAGCDNVICVWNVGTGELVYQLSDAHPDLIYSVSWNKDGSAVCTVCKDKALRVIDPRRGTILKVKEKVHDGTRPMRAVFLSDGKILTTGFSRMSERQLALWDTKDLSEPMAVQEMDTSNGVLLPFYDPDTNMVYLCGKGDCTIRYFEVTDESPYVHFLSLYSSKEPQRGAGFLSKRGVDVNKCEIARFYKLHERKVEPISMTVPRKSDLFQGDLYPDTAGMEPALLADEWIAGQDAPPLLVSLSGGYSAPPSKHRDTLRSKPKLVSQDSGTGANPPSTGNAAATSSSAAKEIEEEVPQPRVSTRETDGNTERPKKEDDLLNELLAEMKALRAVVLAQSQRIELLERQLARIEDGDV from the exons ATGTCTTTCCGGCGAGGTGTGGTCAGACAGAGCAAATTCCGCCACGTCTTCGCCCAGGCGTGGAAAGCTGAGCACTGCATCGACGATGTCAGGGTGTCCCGTGTGACGTGGGACACTTCCCTCTGTGCGGTCAACCCCAAATTCGTTGCTGTTATCATCGAAGCCGGCGGAGGAGGGGCCTTCCTCGTTGTTCCGCTTAGCAAG AGTGGCAGAATCGATCAGTCCTGTCCGACAGTGTGCGGCCATGCAGCACCGGTGCTGGACATCCAGTGGTCTCCTCATGACGACAACATCATTGCAAGTGCCTCAGAGGACTTCACAGTAAAG GTGTGGCAGATCCCAGATGGGGGCCTGACGAGCCCAATGACTGAGGCCATTGTGACCCTCGAGGGACACAGTAAAAGAGTGGGAATCCTGGCTTGGCACCCAACTGCCTTCAATATCCTCTTGACTGCAG GCTGTGATAATGTGATTTGTGTGTGGAATGTGGGCACGGGGGAGCTTGTGTACCAACTGAGTGATGCCCACCCAGACTTGATCTACAGTGTCAGCTGGAACAAGGACGGCAGTGCTGTCTGTACTGTCTGCAAGGACAAGGCTCTGCGTGTCATCGACCCGCGACGGGGAACCATCCTCAAG GTGAAAGAGAAGGTCCATGATGGCACCAGGCCAATGAGAGCTGTGTTCCTTTCAGATGGGAAGATTCTGACCACGGGCTTTAGCCGTATGAGTGAGAGACAGCTGGCATTGTGGGATACG AAGGATCTCTCTGAGCCAATGGCAGTACAGGAGATGGATACAAGTAATGGGGTTCTTTTACCCTTTTATGACCCTGACACGAACATGGTCTATCTGTGTGGAAAG GGGGACTGCACCATCCGTTATTTTGAAGTGACAGACGAATCCCCGTATGTTCACTTCCTCAGCTTATACAGCAGCAAGGAGCCTCAGAGAGGTGCCGGCTTTCTTAGTAAAAGAGGTGTCGATGTCAACAAGTGTGAAATTGCCAG GTTCTACAAACTGCATGAAAGGAAAGTGGAACCCATTTCTATGACTGTACCACGAAAG TCAGATCTGTTTCAGGGAGACCTTTACCCGGATACAGCTGGCATGGAGCCGGCTCTCCTGGCTGATGAATGGATCGCTGGGCAGGATGCACCACCCCTGTTGGTCTCTCTGAGCGGCGGGTACTCAGCTCCTCCATCCAAGCACAGAGACACCCTCAGAAGCAAACCCAAGCTTGTCTCACAGGACTCTGGGACTGGGGCTAATCCGCCTTCAACAGGCAATGCAGCAGCCACATCTAGCTCTGCCGCCAAGGAGATAGAAGAAGAGGTGCCACAGCCACGAGTTTCCACACGGGAGACAGATGGAAATACTGAGAGGCCGAAGAAAGAG GACGATTTGTTGAATGAGTTGTTGGCAGAAATGAAGGCCTTGCGGGCTGTCGTCCTCGCTCAGAGCCAGAGAATCGAGTTGCTGGAGAGGCAGCTGGCTCGGATTGAGGATGGGGATGTATGA